From Garra rufa chromosome 19, GarRuf1.0, whole genome shotgun sequence, the proteins below share one genomic window:
- the LOC141292904 gene encoding E3 ubiquitin-protein ligase Siah2-like yields the protein MNSAWFPPDMTLGNQAKEFNLCFIRPENFVSHALRVLQVPFGKLQAGCHVSFTEKWLPSGHSTIQYASAGCLLSLHHSEKPEHEEVCEFRPYTCPCPGASCKWQGSLEAVMPHLMHAHKSITTLQGEDIVFLATDINLPGAVDWVMMQSCFGHHFMLVLEKQEKYEGHQQFFAIVLLIGTRKQAENFAYRLELNGNRRRLTWEATPRSIHDGVAAAIMNSDCLVFDTSIAHLFADNGNLGINVTISMC from the exons atgaacagtgcctggtttcctccagacATGACACTTGGCAATCAGGCCAAAGAGTTCAATCTTtgtttcatcagaccagagaattttGTTTCTCATGCTCTAAGAGTTCTTCAGGTGCCCTTTGGCAAACTCCAAGCGGGCTGTCATGTGTCTTTTACTGAGAAGTGGCTTCCGTCTGGCCACTCTACCATACAG TATGCCTCAGCTGGATGTCTGCTGTCCCTCCACCACAGCGAGAAGCCGGAGCACGAAGAAGTCTGTGAGTTTCGCCCATACACCTGCCCATGCCCGGGGGCTTCCTGTAAATGGCAGGGCTCCCTGGAAGCCGTCATGCCACATCTCATGCATGCCCACAAATCCATTACCACCTTACAGGGTGAGGACATTGTCTTTCTGGCCACGGATATTAATCTACCGGGGGCTGTGGACTGGGTCATGATGCAGTCTTGTTTCGGCCACCACTTCATGCTGGTTCTAGAGAAGCAGGAGAAATACGAAGGACACCAGCAGTTCTTTGCCATCGTGTTGCTTATTGGCACACGAAAGCAAGCAGAGAACTTTGCCTATCGTCTCGAGTTGAACGGCAACCGCAGGCGGCTCACATGGGAGGCCACGCCGCGCTCAATCCACGATGGCGTAGCGGCAGCCATCATGAACAGTGACTGTCTTGTATTTGATACCTCTATTGCCCACCTGTTTGCAGACAACGGCAACCTGGGTATCAACGTAACCATCTCCATGTGCTGA
- the rbmx2 gene encoding RNA-binding motif protein, X-linked 2 has protein sequence MNPLTKVKLINELNEREAQLDVKDTVSWHSVYKDSAWIFIGGLPYELTEGDVICVFSQYGEIANINLVRDKKTGKSKGFCFLCYEDQRSTILAVDNFNGIKVKGRTIRVDHVANYRPPKDTDDIDDITKRLREEGCAPKVPQPSSSESESEEEHAVPVKKPKKDKKEKKKKKKEKKEKKKALKEEKHEARTEPSASSPVRVKKEKEDTAYEKYATKGPAGSRRDRNPQDRADEQDRFRDRYGGERERDREEDKKTDRNREDKRYEDTRQRDREGDRERDRGRGADRERNGDRERERDRERERERERDRDRERDRDRDRERDRRERDRGNDRGFAKHRDHSRERDHRRN, from the exons ATGAA TCCGCTCACCAAAGTGAAACTCATCAATGAACTGAATGAAAGAGAGGCTCAACTTGATGTCAAAGACACTGTGTCCTGGCATTCAGTCTACAAGGACAGCGCCTGGATCTTTATCG GTGGACTTCCATATGAGCTGACAGAGGGAGACGTCATCTGTGTTTTCTCTCA GTACGGAGAGATTGCCAACATCAATTTGGTGCGAGATAAAAAGACGGGCAAATCCAAAGGCTTCTGCTTCCTGTGCTATGAAGATCAAAGGAGCACCATTCTGGCTGTGGATAACTTTAATGGAATCAAG GTTAAGGGCCGAACCATACGTGTGGACCATGTAGCAAATTATCGACCACCCAAGGACACAGATGACATTGATGATATCACTAAACGTTTACGAGAAGAGGGATGTGCTCCCAAAGTCCCCCAACCTTCCTCCTCTGAGTCAGAATCTGAGGAAGAACACGCTGTACCTGTGAAAAAGCCCAAAAAAG ATAaaaaggagaagaaaaaaaagaaaaaggagaagaaagagaagaaaaaagcACTGAAGGAAGAGAAACATGAGGCACGGACTGAGCCATCAGCGTCTTCTCCTGTTAGAGTGAAGAAGGAGAAGGAGGACACGGCGTATGAGAAATATGCCACGAAAGGACCGGCAGGAAGCAGAAGGGACAGGAATCCACAAGACAGAGCAGATGAGCAGGACAGATTCAGAGATAGGTATGGAGGTGAGAGGGAAAGGGATAGAGAAGAAGACAAAAAGACAGACAGGAACAGAGAGGATAAAAGATATGAAGACACACGACAGCGAGACAGGGAGGgagacagagaaagagacagaggaagagggGCTGACAGAGAAAGAAATGGGGATAGAGAGCGAGAACGAGACAGAGAGCGTGAGAGAGAAAGGGAACGCGATAGAGACAGGGAACGAGACCGAGACAGGGATAGAGAAAGAGACAGAAGAGAGCGAGACAGAGGAAATGACCGAGGGTTTGCCAAACACAGAGATCACAGTCGTGAAAGAGACCACAGGCGAAATTAA
- the LOC141292941 gene encoding glucose-dependent insulinotropic receptor-like, translating to MTARQNKGRANKTTAAKERRCFVFTNGRKENLQFCVKCLLFKLLKFLPTLKKSILDATMIAFNVTQQTSLETMRENYVVTSSSPEVTTPAVIKREVVTVGCILSVGSILIIFTNLLVAIALVLLIRKRGCQSWCYVLNLSIADILVGVAITGIATDALKGTTASMEKGICLLRMTCVIAPSAASILTMFLISLDRYVAIKLPLRYSQLMNNKIIAGALVSVWLIAVTIGFSPCILEPLQKADYHNVCTFFSVIEPKSIIVLFCLFFFPVLSVFIYIYMDILKIACGHQKRIRAQLAGSRFLTCSRYWGHVKALQTVAMLVGCFTLCWCPFFVVCIVQVSCPTCKLYDFLENHFWLLGLSNSLINPLVYACWQQEVRNQICEIFTHIKVRLCQVKHSETVDRYPTDHPTVTQSVTCQDKMLATPLNYSRSVTITEQHPESISNRLGSF from the coding sequence ATGACAGCCAGACAGAACAAGGGGCGGGCAAACAAAACTACAGCAGCTAAAGAGagaagatgttttgtttttaccAATGGGAGGAAAGAAAATCTACAGTTTTGTGTCAAGTGTCTTCTGTTTAAACTATTGAAGTTCTTACCAACTTTGAAAAAAAGTATACTGGATGCAACAATGATCGCTTTCAATGTGACTCAGCAGACATCTTTGGAAACTATGAGGGAAAACTACGTAGTGACATCATCCAGTCCAGAGGTCACAACCCCTGCTGTGATAAAAAGAGAAGTAGTGACCGTGGGCTGTATTCTTAGTGTGGGATCCATTTTAATCATTTTCACCAACCTTTTAGTCGCCATTGCGCTGGTCCTGCTCATTCGCAAGAGGGGCTGCCAGAGCTGGTGTTATGTCTTAAACCTATCCATAGCGGACATCCTGGTTGGCGTGGCTATCACTGGCATTGCCACCGATGCTCTCAAGGGAACGACAGCCTCCATGGAAAAGGGCATTTGTTTGTTGCGCATGACCTGTGTCATTGCACCGTCTGCGGCCTCTATCCTAACCATGTTCTTGATCTCACTGGACCGCTACGTAGCTATAAAGTTGCCACTGCGCTATTCCCAGCTAATGAACAATAAGATTATTGCTGGGGCTCTGGTTTCTGTCTGGCTCATCGCAGTGACTATAGGATTTTCACCATGCATTTTGGAACCGTTGCAGAAGGCAGACTACCACAACGTCTGCACATTCTTCTCCGTCATAGAGCCAAAGAGCATCATTGTCctcttctgcctttttttctttcCAGTACTCTCAGTCTTCATCTATATTTACATGGACATTCTGAAAATTGCATGTGGCCACCAGAAGCGCATCCGTGCCCAGCTAGCAGGCTCACGCTTTTTGACATGTAGCCGTTACTGGGGTCATGTAAAAGCCCTGCAGACTGTTGCCATGCTGGTTGGCTGCTTTACGCTTTGCTGGTGCCCCTTTTTTGTGGTCTGTATTGTGCAGGTATCATGTCCAACATGTAAACTTTATGACTTTTTGGAGAACCATTTCTGGCTGCTGGGACTTTCAAACTCCTTAATAAATCCCCTTGTTTATGCTTGCTGGCAACAAGAGGTGAGAAACCAGATCTGTGAGATCTTCACTCACATTAAAGTCAGGTTGTGTCAGGTGAAACACTCTGAGACAGTGGACAGATACCCCACAGACCACCCAACTGTCACCCAGTCAGTAACATGTCAGGACAAGATGCTAGCCACACCATTAAATTACAGTAGGTCTGTCACAATTACTGAACAACATCCGGAAAGTATTTCCAATAGATTGGGATCCTTTTAG
- the nsd1b gene encoding histone-lysine N-methyltransferase, H3 lysine-36 specific, which yields MGCCASACEKQGDLLLCEGQCCGAFHLQCTGLNEPPAGKFLCQECTSGIHSCFSCKSMGEDVRRCMLPGCGKFYHGECAASHAPTVPLNRAFRCPLHACLSCFITNPTNPSVSKGQLTRCIRCPVAYHANDFCIPAGSVTLTESNIVCPNHFTPRKGCRNHEHVNVSWCFVCSEGGSLLCCESCPAAFHRECLNIDMPEGSWYCNDCRAGKKPHYKEVVWVKVGRYRWWPAEVSNPKDIPENILRMRHDVGEFPVLFFGSNDYLWTYQARVFPYMEGDANSKEKMGKGVDSTYKKALEEAAVRFKELQAEKELRQLQEDRRNDKKPPPYKHIKVNKPIGKVLIISADLSEIPRCNCKATDENPCGMDSECINRMLLYECHPQVCPAGERCQNQCFTKRQYCQVEIFRTLSRGWGLRCVHDIKKGGFVNEYVGEVIDEEECRARIKHAQENNIGNFYMLTLDKDRIIDAGPKGNEARFMNHSCQPNCETQKWTVNGDTRVGLFALTDVSAGTELTFNYNLECLGNGKTVCKCGASNCSGFLGVRPKNNPPSDDKGRKLKKKSQMKRKSQQEVIKEREDECFSCGDGGQVVSCKRPGCPKVYHADCLNLTKRPAGRWECPWHQCDLCGQEAASFCEMCPSSYCVEHRDGMLFISKLDGRLSCSEHDPCGPEPLEPGEIREYPTDLVTTYPINFIRGAKTKSKTQNKTAVPQDPSPPDIAPQVSVSPSSSPPPLDISLNCAYSPISPCEEEKEEEEESLVQLERDDEKSVTQDNSERSKIKKKTEV from the exons ATGGGGTGCTGTGCCAGT GCATGTGAGAAGCAGGGAGATCTCCTTCTGTGTGAAGGGCAATGCTGTGGGGCATTCCATCTACAATGCACTGGCCTGAACGAGCCTCCTGCAGGGAAATTTTTATGTCAGGAGTGCACTTCTG GTATACACTCATGCTTTTCTTGTAAGAGCATGGGTGAGGACGTCAGGCGCTGTATGCTTCCAGGATGTGGAAAGTTTTACCACGGGGAGTGTGCTGCCAGCCATGCACCCACAGTACCTTTGAATCGGGCTTTTCGCTGCCCTCTACACGCCTGCCTGTCATGTTTCATCACAAACCCTACCAATCCATCTGTATCTAAAG GCCAGCTAACCCGCTGTATCCGATGCCCTGTGGCATATCATGCCAATGATTTCTGCATACCTGCTGGGAGTGTCACACTCACTGAGAGCAACATTGTGTGTCCCAATCACTTCACACCAAGAAAAGGTTGCCGCAACCACGAGCATGTCAACGTCAGCTGGTGCTTCGTCTGCTCAGAAG GAGGTAGTCTGCTGTGTTGCGAGTCATGTCCTGCGGCGTTTCACCGAGAGTGTCTGAATATCGACATGCCCGAAGGCAGCTGGTACTGCAACGACTGTCGTGCTGGAAAGAAACCGCACTACAAGGAGGTAGTGTGGGTGAAAGTTGGCCGCTACAG ATGGTGGCCGGCAGAGGTTAGCAATCCCAAAGACATTCCCGAGAATATCCTACGCATGAGACATGATGTCGGAGAGTTCCCAGTTCTTTTCTTCGGCTCTAACGATTACCTGTGGACTTACCAAGCCCGAGTTTTTCCCTACATGGAAGGTGATGCCAACAGTAAAGAGAAAATGGGAAAGGGAGTTGACTCTACCTATAAGAAAG CTTTGGAAGAAGCTGCAGTAAGGTTCAAAGAACTGCAGGCCGAGAAAGAACTACGGCAGCTGCAGGAGGACAGACGAAATGACAAGAAACCTCCACCATACAAACATATTAAG GTGAACAAACCAATTGGCAAAGTGCTGATCATCTCAGCAGACCTTTCTGAGATTCCACGCTGCAACTGCAAAGCGACAGATGAAAACCCCTGCGGTATGGATTCAGAGTGCATCAACCGCATGCTGCTGTACGAGTGTCACCCACAGGTGTGTCCCGCAGGTGAGCGCTGCCAGAACCAGTGCTTCACCAAACGACAGTACTGCCAGGTGGAGATCTTCAGAACGCTCTCTCGAGGCTGGGGGTTACGCTGTGTGCACGACATCAAAAAG GGAGGATTTGTTAACGAATATGTTGGAGAGGTGATTGACGAGGAAGAATGTCGTGCCCGGATTAAACATGCTCAGGAGAACAATATCGGCAATTTCTACATGCTTACATTGGACAAG GATCGAATTATTGATGCCGGGCCCAAGGGAAATGAAGCCCGTTTTATGAACCACAGTTGTCAGCCAAACTGCGAGACGCAAAAATGGACAGTCAATGGAGACACACGTGTTGGGCTTTTTGCGCTTACAGATGTCTCAGCTG GCACTGAGTTAACATTCAACTATAACCTTGAGTGTCTGGGAAATGGGAAGACGGTGTGCAAGTGTGGTGCATCTAATTGCAGTGGATTCCTGGGAGTAAGGCCAAAA AACAACCCTCCATCAGATGATAAAGGTCGTAAACTGAAGAAGAAGTCTCAGATGAAGCGTAAGTCCCAGCAGGAAGTTATCAAGGAGCGGGAAGATGAGTGCTTTAGCTGTGGAGATGGAGGACAGGTTGTGTCCTGCAAAAGGCCAGGCTGTCCTAAGGTTTACCATGCCGACTGCCTCAATCTCACTAAGAGACCTGCAG GCCGTTGGGAGTGTCCTTGGCATCAGTGTGACTTGTGTGGGCAGGAAGCAGCTTCCTTCTGTGAAATGTGCCCTAGCTCCTATTGTGTCGAACATCGAGACGGCATGCTTTTTATATCCAAACTGGATGGCCGCTTGTCATGCAGCGAGCATGACCCCTGCGGCCCCGAGCCCCTAGAGCCTGGAGAGATCCGTGAATATCCCACAGACCTCGTGACAACATACCCTATAAACTTCATCCGAGGCGCTAAAACCAAATCCAAAACCCAGAACAAAACGGCTGTCCCGCAGGATCCCTCTCCCCCAGATATAGCCCCTCAGGTCTCCGTTAGCCCCTCCAGCAGCCCTCCACCACTTGACATCTCTTTGAACTGTGCATATTCACCAATTTCTCCCtgtgaagaagaaaaagaagaagaggaagaaagcTTGGTGCAATTAGAAAGGGATGATGAGAAGAGCGTAACTCAAGATAATTCAGAACGATCGAAGATAAAGAAGAAAACCGAAGTATGA